In bacterium, the genomic stretch TCCGGCAGATGGACCTCGTCGTGAAGTACGCGGACATGATCCAGATCGGCGCCCGCAACATGCAGAACTACCCGTTGTTGCGCGAGGCTGGCCGCACCAAGCGCCCGGTGATGCTGAAGCGCGGGCCGAGCGCGACGATCGAGGAGCTGTTGCTCGCGGCCGAGTACATCATGGCCGAAGGTAACCCCGACGTCGTGCTGTGCGAGCGCGGCATCCGCACGTTCGAGAACTACACGCGATTCACGCTGGACCTGAACGCGGTGCCGGTGTTGAAGTCCCTCACGCACCTCCCGGTGCTCGTCGATCCGTGCCACGGCACCGGGAAGTGGAGGCTGGTCACCCCGATGGCGCGCGCGTCGGTCGCCGCCGGCGCGGACGGCCTCCTCGTGGAGGTCCACCCGGAGCCCGACAAGGCGCTGAGCGACGGGCCGCAGCAGCTCACGCCGCACAATTTCACGATCATGATGCAGGAACTCGACGCGATCGCGCTGGCGGTTGGGCGGAGGGTGTGAGACTGCGGTGACCCTGTTCGGACGCGTCACGATCGTCGGCGTAGGCCTCGTCGGAGGCTCGCTCGGGATGGCGCTGCGCGCCCGCGGCCTCGCGCGCGAGGTCGTGGGCGTGACGCGCGTCGCGGAGACGATCGACGCGGCCGCCTCCCGCGGGGCGATCGACCGCGGGACGGTGACACCCGAGGAAGGCGTCGCCGGCGCGGAGCTCGTCGTGCTCGCGACCCCGCCGGACCTCGTGATCCCCATGGCGGAGCGCGTGCTCCCGCGCCTCGAGTCGGGCACGATCCTCACCGACGTCACGAGCGTCAAGGGCGAGATCGTGCGCTCGATCGAGCCGCTCGCCGGACCGCGCGGCACCGCGTTCGTCGGCGGGCATCCGATGGCCGGGAACGCGGGGCGCGGGATCGCGGCGGCGGACGCGGCGCTGTTCGAGGGAGCCGTGTACCTCCTGACGCCGACCGCCCGCAGTTCGTCGGGGGCGGTGGCCCGACTGTCGGATCTGGCGCGCGCGATCGGCGCGCGCCCCGCGGTGCTGGATCCCGACAAGCACGATCGGGCGGTGGCGATCGTGAGCCACCTGCCGTACCTTGTCGCCGCGGCGCTGATGGGCATCTCAGACGGTGCCGAGCAGGCGGCGGGCCCGGCGTTTCTCGGCGCGACCCGGGTCGCGGGCAGCCCGACCGCACTGTGGGGGCAGATCTGCCGGCTCAACCAGGGGCCGATCGCGGAGGCCGTCCGGGCGTTTCAGTCGGAACTCGCGCGGCTCGAGGCGTCGCTCGCGGACGGGGAGCGGTTCGGCGCGCTGCTGGAGCGGGCGCGCGCCGCGCGGACGCGCCTCGGCGCGCTGCGCGGAGACGGATGACGGACGCGAGCTGCCGATGACGTCGACGATGGTGATCGAGCCGGGCATGGCGGAGTTCGACCGCCGCGCGCGCGAGGGAAACCTGGTGCCCGTGTCGTGCGAGGTGCTCGCGGACCTGGAGACGCCGATCTCCGCGTTCATGCGGCTCCGGCATCTCCCGCATGCGTTCCTGCTCGAAAGCGCCGAGGGGAATGAGAAGCTCGCCCGGTACTCGTTCCTCGGCGCCGCCCCGAGGCTGACCCTTCGCGCGACGCTCTCCGGCGTCGAGATCACGGAGGGAGGGGCCACGCGCCGCGTCGCCCAGGACCCGCTTGAGGTGGCGCGCGACATCATGCGGCGATTCCGTCCCGTCGAGGACCCGAGCCTGCCTCGATTTTACGGCGGCCTCGTGGGGTATTTCTCGTACGACCTGGTCCGCACGATCGAACGCCTCCCGCACCAGCCCCCCGACGACCGCCACTTCCCGATCCTGGACCTCGCCCTCGCCGACACGGTCGTGGTCTTCGACCACCTGCGGCATCGCCTGCGCATCGTGGCCAACGCGTTTGTCGAGGACGGCGCCGAGCGCGCGTACCGGGCGGCGCGCGAGCGGATCGCGGAGTGGCTCGAGCTGCTGCGCCGGCCGCTGCCGAACCCCGCGCCCGCGGCCGCGGAGGCCCCGAGGCTCCACCTGCGCTCGAACATGACGCGGGAGCGGTACCTTGAAGGGGTCCGGCGGTGCCGCGAGTACATCTACGCGGGCGACGCGTTCCAGATCGTGTTCTCGCAGCGGTTCGCCGCCGAGATCGGCGACCTCGACCCGCTCGCGATCTACCGGGCGCTCCGGATGATCAACCCCTCGCCGTTCATGTTCTACCTGTCGGGGCGTGACGCGTCGCTCGTCGGCGCCTCGCCGGAGTTGCTCGTGCGGCTCGAGGGCGATCTCCTCGAGATGCGCCCGATCGCCGGCACGCGCCGCCGGGGGCTCACGGACGTCGAGGACCAGGAGCTTGCGAACGAGCTGCTCGCGGACGAGAAGGAGCGGGCGGAGCACGTCATGCTCGTGGACCTTACCCGCAACGACGTGGGGCGGATCTCGCGGTTCGGCACCGTGCGGGTACCCGAGCTCATGTCCGTCGAGCGGTACTCGCACGTGATGCACATCGTCAGCCTGGTGCAGGGCCGCCTGGCAGCGGAGCGGGACGCGTTCGACGTGCTGCGCGCGGTGTTTCCGCACGGGACGGTGAGCGGCGCGCCGAAGGTGCGGGCGATGGAGATCCTGGACGAACTGGAGCCCACCGCGCGCGGGTCGTACGCCGGCGCCGTCGGCTACGTGGGGTTCGGCGGCGCGCTCGACACGTGCATCGCGATCCGGACGCTCGCGATCAAGGACGGCGTCGCGTATGCGCAGGCCGGGGGCGGCATCGTCGCCGACTCCGTTCCTGAGAGCGAGTACGACGAGACGATCAACAAGGCGAAGGTGCTGATCCGCGCAATCGAAGCGGCGGCGCGGCTCTAGAGGCGGAGGCGGCGGATGATCCTCGTCATCGACAACTACGACTCGTTTACGTACAACCTCGTGCAGTACCTCGGTGAGCTCGGAGAGACGCCGCACGTCGTCCGGAACGACGCGATCACGGTCGCGGAGATCGCCGAGCTGCACCCGGAGGCGGTCGTGATCTCTCCCGGGCCGTGCACGCCCGCCGAGGCCGGCGTGAGCGCCCCCCTGGTCGCCGAGCTCGTGGGCCGGATCCCGATCTTCGGCGTGTGCCTCGGGCACCAATGCATCGGCGCGGCGTGCGGCGCTCCGGTCGTCCGCGGTGAGGCGCCCGTGCACGGCAAGACGTCGAAGATCTTCCACGACGGGCGTACGATCTTCGCGGGGCTCCCGAGCCCCCTGATTGGGACCCGCTACCACTCGCTCGTGGTGGACGAGGCCGGCCTGCCGCCCGTCCTCGAGGTGTCCGCGCGCACCGAGGACGGCGTGATCATGGGCGTGCGGCACCGCACGGCGATCCTCGAGGGCGTCCAGTTTCATCCCGAGTCGGTGCTGACCGAACACGGCCACGCGCTGCTGCGCAACTTCCTCGCGCTGGCGCGCGGCGGCCGGGCGTCCGCGGCGGACGAGGTCGCGGCGTCGGGCAGCGCCGACTACCACGTGGCCAGGGGGAGGTAAGCGATGCCGCTCCGCCCCGCCATCGCAAAAGTGGCATCGCACGGGCACCTCACGGAGGTCGAGGCGCATCAGGCGATGGGCGTGATCATGGACGGGGAGGCGACGCCCGCCCAGATCGCGTCGTTCATC encodes the following:
- the aroF gene encoding 3-deoxy-7-phosphoheptulonate synthase, which produces MIVVMGAGHTRAMRDAVTQKIERAGLRFQVSEGVERTVIGVVGDSHAKELLHDGLEAMAGVESVVRILQPYKLVAREFHGGKDTTVWVGDVAIGGGRVVVIAGPCSVETRDQTIETAKAVKLAGAKLLRGGAFKPRTSPYSFQGLEEEALKILAEARDVTGLPVVTEAMDVRQMDLVVKYADMIQIGARNMQNYPLLREAGRTKRPVMLKRGPSATIEELLLAAEYIMAEGNPDVVLCERGIRTFENYTRFTLDLNAVPVLKSLTHLPVLVDPCHGTGKWRLVTPMARASVAAGADGLLVEVHPEPDKALSDGPQQLTPHNFTIMMQELDAIALAVGRRV
- the trpE gene encoding anthranilate synthase component I; the encoded protein is MTSTMVIEPGMAEFDRRAREGNLVPVSCEVLADLETPISAFMRLRHLPHAFLLESAEGNEKLARYSFLGAAPRLTLRATLSGVEITEGGATRRVAQDPLEVARDIMRRFRPVEDPSLPRFYGGLVGYFSYDLVRTIERLPHQPPDDRHFPILDLALADTVVVFDHLRHRLRIVANAFVEDGAERAYRAARERIAEWLELLRRPLPNPAPAAAEAPRLHLRSNMTRERYLEGVRRCREYIYAGDAFQIVFSQRFAAEIGDLDPLAIYRALRMINPSPFMFYLSGRDASLVGASPELLVRLEGDLLEMRPIAGTRRRGLTDVEDQELANELLADEKERAEHVMLVDLTRNDVGRISRFGTVRVPELMSVERYSHVMHIVSLVQGRLAAERDAFDVLRAVFPHGTVSGAPKVRAMEILDELEPTARGSYAGAVGYVGFGGALDTCIAIRTLAIKDGVAYAQAGGGIVADSVPESEYDETINKAKVLIRAIEAAARL
- a CDS encoding aminodeoxychorismate/anthranilate synthase component II, with product MILVIDNYDSFTYNLVQYLGELGETPHVVRNDAITVAEIAELHPEAVVISPGPCTPAEAGVSAPLVAELVGRIPIFGVCLGHQCIGAACGAPVVRGEAPVHGKTSKIFHDGRTIFAGLPSPLIGTRYHSLVVDEAGLPPVLEVSARTEDGVIMGVRHRTAILEGVQFHPESVLTEHGHALLRNFLALARGGRASAADEVAASGSADYHVARGR
- a CDS encoding prephenate dehydrogenase, translating into MTLFGRVTIVGVGLVGGSLGMALRARGLAREVVGVTRVAETIDAAASRGAIDRGTVTPEEGVAGAELVVLATPPDLVIPMAERVLPRLESGTILTDVTSVKGEIVRSIEPLAGPRGTAFVGGHPMAGNAGRGIAAADAALFEGAVYLLTPTARSSSGAVARLSDLARAIGARPAVLDPDKHDRAVAIVSHLPYLVAAALMGISDGAEQAAGPAFLGATRVAGSPTALWGQICRLNQGPIAEAVRAFQSELARLEASLADGERFGALLERARAARTRLGALRGDG